A single window of Solanum dulcamara chromosome 5, daSolDulc1.2, whole genome shotgun sequence DNA harbors:
- the LOC129890090 gene encoding uncharacterized protein LOC129890090 isoform X2: MALSGQLLQHSLWSKPEFTHTLSVPSLLKAKHESVKKLSQRKLKIRGIKNKSNCLVTFSKLNPENGTSMSALSPADTIKKFYSSINNKDMNQLAQLIAEDCFYDDFSYTQPFQGRKEALKFLGQLITCMGKNTEYCIEHIYEGVDLTTMVNWHLEWNNKQIPFTRGCSCYELSRDGEEIVIRKAQVIVESPIKPGSVALEAFQKVISVCDAFPQAAEWLFVMSPELITSYSRYTSWLSYMSTLSPWSGSKDQDQTPKND; encoded by the exons atggCATTATCAGGCCAACTTCTCCAGCATAGTCTATGGTCCAAACCGGAGTTTACGCATACCCTGAGCGTCCCATCATTACTGAAAGCTAAACATGAATCAGTTAAGAAGCTATCACAACGAAAACTTAAAATACGAGGCATCAAGAACAAATCCAACTGTTTGGTTACATTTTCGAAGTTAAATCCTGAGAATGGCACGAGTATGAGTGCACTTTCTCCAGCCGACACAATCAAGAAGTTCTACTCTAGTATCAACAACAAGGACATGAACCAACTAGCACAGCTCATAGCCGAAGATTGTTTCTATGATGATTTCTCCTACACTCAACCATTCCAAGGGAGAAAG GAGGCTCTGAAATTTCTGGGGCAACTAATCACATGCATGGGGAAGAACACAGAGTACTGCATTGAACACATTTATGAGGGAGTTGACCTCACAACTATGGTAAACTGGCACTTAG aGTGGAACAACAAACAGATTCCTTTCACTAGAGGCTGCAGTTGCTACGAATTATCAAGAGACGGAGAAGAAATAGTCATAAG GAAAGCTCAAGTAATTGTTGAATCACCAATCAAACCAGGAAGCGTAGCTTTG GAAGCATTCCAGAAGGTCATTTCAGTATGTGATGCTTTCCCTCAGGCTGCTGAAT GGTTGTTCGTGATGAGTCCTGAACTGATAACTTCCTATTCCCGCTACACATCATGGCTCAGTTACATGTCAACCTTAAGTCCTTGGAGTGGTTCAAAAGATCAGGATCAAACTCCAAAGAATGACTAG
- the LOC129890091 gene encoding uncharacterized protein LOC129890091 translates to MIRTKTLVPAISKFKNIYPPGSRIVGTMTPKKQVNDDAGEAQMKAENIEPLVAFSRPPPMPPFLGPLVALSLLESWSTRESNDD, encoded by the exons ATGATTCGAACTAAAACTTTGGTTCCTGCGATAAGCAAATTCAAAAACATATATCCACCTGGAAGTAGAATTG TTGGAACAATGACCCCTAAGAAGCAAGTAAATGATGATGCTGGAGAAGCCCAGATGAAGGCGGAGAACATTGAACCTCTCGTTGCTTTTAGCAGGCCACCTCCGATGCCTCCTTTCCTTGGACCTCTAGTTGCTCTTTCATTGCTTGAATCATGGTCAACACGAGAGAGCAATGATGATTGA
- the LOC129890090 gene encoding uncharacterized protein LOC129890090 isoform X1 — translation MALSGQLLQHSLWSKPEFTHTLSVPSLLKAKHESVKKLSQRKLKIRGIKNKSNCLVTFSKLNPENGTSMSALSPADTIKKFYSSINNKDMNQLAQLIAEDCFYDDFSYTQPFQGRKEALKFLGQLITCMGKNTEYCIEHIYEGVDLTTMVNWHLEWNNKQIPFTRGCSCYELSRDGEEIVIRNGNLCRKAQVIVESPIKPGSVALEAFQKVISVCDAFPQAAEWLFVMSPELITSYSRYTSWLSYMSTLSPWSGSKDQDQTPKND, via the exons atggCATTATCAGGCCAACTTCTCCAGCATAGTCTATGGTCCAAACCGGAGTTTACGCATACCCTGAGCGTCCCATCATTACTGAAAGCTAAACATGAATCAGTTAAGAAGCTATCACAACGAAAACTTAAAATACGAGGCATCAAGAACAAATCCAACTGTTTGGTTACATTTTCGAAGTTAAATCCTGAGAATGGCACGAGTATGAGTGCACTTTCTCCAGCCGACACAATCAAGAAGTTCTACTCTAGTATCAACAACAAGGACATGAACCAACTAGCACAGCTCATAGCCGAAGATTGTTTCTATGATGATTTCTCCTACACTCAACCATTCCAAGGGAGAAAG GAGGCTCTGAAATTTCTGGGGCAACTAATCACATGCATGGGGAAGAACACAGAGTACTGCATTGAACACATTTATGAGGGAGTTGACCTCACAACTATGGTAAACTGGCACTTAG aGTGGAACAACAAACAGATTCCTTTCACTAGAGGCTGCAGTTGCTACGAATTATCAAGAGACGGAGAAGAAATAGTCATAAG AAATGGAAATTTATGCAGGAAAGCTCAAGTAATTGTTGAATCACCAATCAAACCAGGAAGCGTAGCTTTG GAAGCATTCCAGAAGGTCATTTCAGTATGTGATGCTTTCCCTCAGGCTGCTGAAT GGTTGTTCGTGATGAGTCCTGAACTGATAACTTCCTATTCCCGCTACACATCATGGCTCAGTTACATGTCAACCTTAAGTCCTTGGAGTGGTTCAAAAGATCAGGATCAAACTCCAAAGAATGACTAG
- the LOC129890089 gene encoding uncharacterized protein LOC129890089: protein MSFSGQLLQHSVWSKPEFMRILTIPPFKASHESVTKVSQQKFKIRGIKSKSNCLVTLSMLNPENGMSMFSPSDIIKKFYSSINNKDMNQLALLIAKDCFFEDFSYSQPFRGRKEALKFLGQLTTCMGKNTEFCIEHIYEGIDLTIVVKWHLEWNKKQVPFTRGCSCYELSRDEDQELVIKKAQVIFESPIKPGSFSLEVFQKVISACDAFPEATEWLFLMSPLLLPSIYNIALQPSIRPILACYSKLWSIIVAFLTLIYMIFLFIIKKFHE, encoded by the exons atgtcattttcagGCCAGCTTCTCCAGCATAGTGTATGGTCTAAACCGGAGTTTATGCGTATCCTGACCATCCCTCCATTCAAAGCTAGCCATGAATCAGTTACGAAAGTATCacaacaaaaatttaaaatacgaGGCATCAAGAGCAAATCTAACTGTTTGGTCACACTTTCGATGTTAAATCCTGAGAATGGCATGAGTATGTTTTCACCATCCGACATAATCAAGAAGTTCTACTCTAGTATCAACAACAAGGACATGAACCAACTAGCACTGCTCATAGCTAAAGATTGTTTCTTTGAAGATTTCTCCTACAGTCAACCATTCCGAGGCAGAAAG GAGGCTCTGAAATTTCTGGGGCAACTAACCACATGCATGGGAAAGAACACAGAGTTCTGCATTGAACACATTTATGAGGGAATTGATCTTACAATTGTAGTAAAGTGGCATTTAG AGTGGAACAAGAAACAGGTTCCTTTCACTAGAGGCTGCAGCTGCTACGAGTTATCAAGAGATGAAGATCAAGAACTAGTCATAAA GAAAGCTCAAGTAATCTTTGAATCGCCAATCAAACCAGGAAGCTTCTCTTTG GAAGTCTTCCAAAAGGTCATTTCAGCATGTGATGCTTTCCCTGAGGCCACTGAAT GGTTGTTTCTGATGAGTCCCCTTCTGTTACCAAGTATCTACAATATAGCTCTACAGCCCAGCATACGTCCAATTCTTGCCTGCTACAGCAAGTTATGGAGTATCATAGTCGCCTTTCTTACACTTATCTACATGATATTCCTGTTCATTATAAAGAAATTTCACGAGTAG